A genomic segment from Leishmania infantum JPCM5 genome chromosome 10 encodes:
- the AAT20.1 gene encoding putative amino acid transporter gives MSRLPSTASDNEPAHLTQMEDERYRETLIEGFMSVPEVEGDEGASNGDPSCQQKDQKAQEYVEMDDDDDMTVVRLAAGELKENTNICKSAFHVFKANVGTGVFLLPTFYPDAGYVVSVILGVLIGAAVVDCTRLLVDVKIKINRSDVTTYSQVCRYVCGAGLGWFLFVAMCLAQFGFCLMYTQLFGDTMVELANFKGSKYLWVSVVFFLCFPMTCFSDNLSLLAIASIIATVSVFYSLICCFVMSLVQLSQDGVHPGCDVAGNRIPVGWFNNLANNMMVLEGIAIILPVHAACTQKRLVPKMATLVITGVIAWYILFGLTGYLAYGNSMTTSLVAKMAHSSWGTSVRVFFMLNLVFTYPVQFMSAMQLIDQTVRCKPRSWMGIGLRLLINLVIWALAMGMPTSAVNTVVAFVGALPSVCMVMIIPSILAMHVKYAVEHPDADRNTLQYWKKIFVTAPCFTFKRIRCYVYLVVAVLIMVIGTYSIAETL, from the coding sequence ATGTCCAGATTGCCAAGCACCGCATCGGACAACGAGCCCGCACATCTCACGCAAATGGAGGACGAACGTTACCGCGAGACCCTCATCGAGGGCTTCATGAGCGTGCccgaggtggagggcgacGAGGGCGCAAGCAATGGAGACCCCTCCTGCCAGCAGAAGGAccagaaggcgcaggagtaCGTCGAAATggacgatgatgacgacATGACTGtcgtccgcctcgccgccggtgaGCTGAAGGAGAACACAAACATCTGCAAGTCCGCCTTCCATGTCTTCAAGGCAAACGTCGGCACCGGCGTGTTCCTCCTGCCCACCTTCTACCCCGACGCAGGCTACGTTGTCTCTGTGATTCTCGGCGTCctcatcggcgccgccgtcgtggactgtacgcggctgctggtggaCGTGAAGATCAAGATCAACCGCAGCGATGTGACCACCTACTCGCAGGTGTGTCGCTACGTGTGCGGCGCCGGATTGGGCTGGTTCTTGTTTGTTGCCATGTGCCTTGCGCAGTTCGGCTTCTGCCTCATGTACACCCAGCTGTTTGGCGACACCATGGTTGAGCTCGCCAACTTCAAAGGCTCCAAGTACTTGTGGGTGTCGGTGGTGTTCTTCCTGTGCTTCCCCATGACCTGCTTCTCCGACAACCTCTCGCTGCTTGCCATCGCCtccatcatcgccaccgtCAGCGTCTTCTACTCGCTCATATGCTGCTTCGTAATGTCGCTCGTGCAGCTCAGCCAGGATGGTGTTCACCCGGGctgcgacgtcgccggcAACCGCATCCCCGTGGGCTGGTTCAACAACCTTGCCAACAACATGATGGTGCTGGAGGGCATCGCCATTATCCTGCCCGTGCACGCCGCCTGCACGCAGAAGCGGCTGGTGCCCAAGATGGCGACCTTGGTCATCACCGGCGTCATTGCTTGGTACATACTGTTTGGTCTGACCGGCTACCTCGCCTACGGTAACTCCATGACCACCTCGCTGGTGGCCAAGATGGCGCACTCGTCGTGGGGTAcaagcgtgcgcgtgttctTTATGCTTAACCTCGTCTTCACCTACCCGGTGCAGTTCATGTCAGCAATGCAGCTGATTGACCAGACGGTGAGGTGCAAACCGCGTAGCTGGATGGGTATTGGTCTTCGTCTGCTCATCAATCTTGTTATCTGGGCTCTGGCCATGGGGATGCCGACCTCGGCTGTCAACACCGTCGTCGCGTTCGttggcgcgctgccgtcggtgtGCATGGTCATGATCATCCCATCGATCCTCGCCATGCATGTGAAGTACGCCGTGGAGCACCCCGATGCGGACCGCAACACGTTGCAGTACTGGAAGAAGATCTTCGTTACGGCGCCGTGCTTTACCTTCAAGCGCATCCGCTGCTACGTGTACCTTGTCGTGGCAGTGCTCATCATGGTCATCGGCACATACAGTATCGCCGAGACTCTatag
- the AAT20.2 gene encoding putative amino acid transporter: MSRLPSTASDNEPAHLTQMEDERYRETLIEGFMSVPEVEGDEGASNGDPSCQQKDQKAQEYVEMDDDDDMTVVRLAAGELKENTNICKSAFHVFKANVGTGVFLLPTFYPDAGYVVSVILGVLIGAAVVDCTRLLVDVKIKINRSDVTTYSQVCRYVCGAGLGWFLFVAMCLAQFGFCLMYTQLFGDTMVELANFKGSKYLWVSVVFFLCFPMTCFSDNLSLLAITSIIATVSVFYSLICCFAMSLMQLSQDGVHPSCDVAGNRIPVGWFNNLANNMMVLEGIAIILPVHAACTQKRLVPKMATLVITGVIAWYILFGLTGYLAYGNSMTTSLVAKMAHSSWGTSVRVFFMLNLVFTYPVQFMSAMQLIDQTVRCKPRSWMGIGLRLLINLVIWALAMGMPTSAVNTVVAFVGALPSVCMVMIIPSILAMHVKYAVEHPDADRNTLQYWKKIFVTAPCFTFKRIRCYVYLVVAVLIMVIGTYSIAETL; the protein is encoded by the coding sequence ATGTCCAGATTGCCAAGCACCGCATCGGACAACGAGCCCGCACATCTCACGCAAATGGAGGACGAACGTTACCGCGAGACCCTCATCGAGGGCTTCATGAGCGTGCccgaggtggagggcgacGAGGGCGCAAGCAATGGAGACCCCTCCTGCCAGCAGAAGGAccagaaggcgcaggagtaCGTCGAAATggacgatgatgacgacATGACTGtcgtccgcctcgccgccggtgaGCTGAAGGAGAACACAAACATCTGCAAGTCCGCCTTCCATGTCTTCAAGGCAAACGTCGGCACCGGCGTGTTCCTCCTGCCCACCTTCTACCCCGACGCAGGCTACGTTGTCTCTGTGATTCTCGGCGTCctcatcggcgccgccgtcgtggactgtacgcggctgctggtggaCGTGAAGATCAAGATCAACCGCAGCGATGTGACCACCTACTCGCAGGTGTGTCGCTACGTGTGCGGCGCCGGATTGGGCTGGTTCTTGTTTGTTGCCATGTGCCTTGCGCAGTTCGGCTTCTGCCTCATGTACACCCAGCTGTTTGGCGACACCATGGTTGAGCTCGCCAACTTCAAAGGCTCCAAGTACTTGTGGGTGTCGGTGGTGTTCTTCCTGTGCTTCCCCATGACCTGCTTCTCCGACAACCTCTCGCTGCTTGCCATCACCtccatcatcgccaccgtCAGCGTCTTCTACTCGCTCATATGCTGCTTCGCAATGTCGCTCATGCAGCTCAGTCAGGATGGTGTTCACCCAAGctgcgacgtcgccggcAACCGCATCCCCGTGGGCTGGTTCAACAACCTCGCTAACAACATGATGGTGCTGGAGGGCATTGCCATTATCCTGCCGGTGCACGCCGCCTGCACGCAGAAGCGGCTGGTGCCCAAGATGGCGACCTTGGTCATCACCGGCGTCATTGCTTGGTACATACTGTTTGGTCTGACCGGCTACCTCGCCTACGGTAACTCCATGACCACCTCGCTGGTGGCCAAGATGGCGCACTCGTCGTGGGGTAcaagcgtgcgcgtgttctTTATGCTTAACCTCGTCTTCACCTACCCGGTGCAGTTCATGTCAGCAATGCAGCTGATTGACCAGACGGTGAGGTGCAAACCGCGTAGCTGGATGGGTATTGGTCTTCGTCTGCTCATCAATCTTGTTATCTGGGCTCTGGCCATGGGGATGCCGACCTCGGCTGTCAACACCGTCGTCGCGTTCGttggcgcgctgccgtcggtgtGCATGGTCATGATCATCCCATCGATCCTCGCCATGCATGTGAAGTACGCCGTGGAGCACCCCGATGCGGACCGCAACACGTTGCAGTACTGGAAGAAGATCTTCGTTACGGCGCCGTGCTTTACCTTCAAGCGCATCCGCTGCTACGTGTACCTTGTCGTGGCAGTGCTCATCATGGTCATCGGCACATACAGTATCGCCGAGACTCTAtag
- a CDS encoding putative deaminase yields the protein MSVHYVDAFMRAALREAELALEEGEVPVGCALVRTDANETVYAKLALQSSDAVTNAPPHAASSLRCDQLVESCIAARGRNQTNLQHHALAHAEFIAVQKLIDDATRGGDGSAGASSSKAGAGEGEKELVEDGKQNGLTSSPTTPPLSGLADYVLYVTVEPCVMCGAMLLYNRIAHVFFGCRNPRFGGNGTVLALHASPFPQQRLRRQPSQPDQPAASTPRFAGMSKGSPSVDEGGIVCSGEWWPGYVSEGGHTEAEAISLLQRFYERENPNAPGHKRRRKA from the coding sequence ATGTCTGTGCACTATGTCGATGCCTTCATGCGCGCGGCCCTCAGGGAAGCCGAGCTGGCGCTTGAAGAAGGCGAAGTGCCCGTTGGctgcgcgctggtgcgcacGGACGCCAATGAGACGGTGTACGCGAAGCTCGCGCTCCAGTCGTCAGACGCTGTTACCAATGCGCCACCTCACGCAGCCTCGTCGCTCCGCTGCGACCAGCTGGTCGAGTCGTGCATCGCTGCGCGCGGCCGTAATCAAACCAATCTGCAACACCATGCTCTGGCCCACGCTGAGTTCATCGCCGTTCAGAAGCTTATCGATGACGCAACGAGAGGCGGAGACGGAAGCGCGGGTGCAAGTTCAAGTAAAGCCggtgctggcgaaggagagaaggaacTAGTTGAGGACGGGAAACAAAACGGATTGACCTCCTCACCAACTACCCCGCCACTGTCCGGCCTGGCTGATTATGTCCTCTACGTCACCGTTGAGCCGTGCGTGATGTGCGGTGCGATGCTTTTGTACAACCGAATCGCTCACGTCTTTTTCGGCTGCCGCAACCCGCGCTttggcggcaacggcaccgTGTTGGCGCTGCATGCATCGCCCTttccacagcagcggctgcggcggcagccgtcgcaACCAGATCAGCCAGCAGCCAGCACGCCACGCTTCGCGGGTATGTCGAAGGGCTCGCCCAGCGTTGATGAGGGCGGGATCGTCTGTAGTGGGGAGTGGTGGCCCGGGTACGTGAGTGAGGGCGGCCATACCGAGGCAGAGGCCATCAGCCTCCTCCAACGTTTCTACGAGCGCGAGAACCCCAACGCACCGGGGCACAAGCGCCGCCGGAAGGCTTGA